One window from the genome of Streptomyces sp. NBC_00708 encodes:
- a CDS encoding DUF6338 family protein: protein MQQLTILLILVLPGVFYQAARERLRGPLATEQEPQNRLVRAIAAGALLDTLYMVAAGPWLLGLLLGDGDGPLAGVSRQPRQAGLAALLLIVAVPSALAWAEAVLQRRHARARYEPTPTAWDALFRGRGSCFVRVRLKSGLWVGGWLGSRSAVSAYPQSGDLYLEAQYRMGTDGRFLGRVPGTGGVYVRAADIDVLEVLLPPARQRPVVRGADEGERSGTGPSGQPGQ, encoded by the coding sequence GTGCAGCAGCTGACCATCCTGCTGATCCTCGTGCTGCCCGGCGTCTTCTACCAGGCCGCACGGGAACGGCTGCGCGGCCCGCTCGCCACCGAACAGGAGCCGCAGAACCGCCTGGTGCGCGCCATAGCCGCGGGCGCCCTGCTCGACACCCTGTACATGGTGGCCGCCGGGCCGTGGCTGCTCGGGCTGCTGCTGGGGGACGGGGACGGGCCCCTCGCCGGGGTGTCCCGGCAGCCCCGGCAGGCGGGTCTCGCCGCGCTGCTGCTGATCGTCGCCGTGCCGTCCGCGCTCGCCTGGGCGGAGGCCGTCCTGCAGCGGCGCCACGCACGGGCGCGGTACGAGCCGACGCCGACCGCCTGGGACGCGCTCTTCCGCGGGCGGGGCTCCTGCTTCGTGCGCGTACGGCTCAAGAGCGGGCTGTGGGTGGGCGGTTGGCTGGGCTCCCGGTCCGCCGTCTCGGCGTACCCGCAGAGCGGGGACCTCTATCTGGAGGCCCAGTACCGGATGGGGACGGACGGCCGCTTCCTGGGGCGGGTGCCCGGGACCGGGGGCGTGTACGTACGGGCGGCCGACATCGACGTACTGGAGGTGCTGCTGCCGCCCGCGCGGCAGCGGCCGGTGGTGAGAGGAGCGGACGAGGGTGAGCGATCAGGAACCGGGCCGTCCGGGCAGCCCGGACAGTGA